From Parafrankia irregularis, the proteins below share one genomic window:
- a CDS encoding PIN domain-containing protein — translation MTAIGDADLIRVVLADANVLYSRVLRDYLLYAADQEIITVAWSPAILAEAVEHLRLNVAHFDHAAAQRLVTAMNRAFPFAEIEPSDEDFRALADVWLPDEDDRHVLAAAVAAEATVLCTWNVKDFPADAAAVAGIEILTPDELFCRLVAEYETQMIAAHRTAVRP, via the coding sequence ATGACCGCCATCGGCGACGCCGACCTGATCCGCGTCGTCCTCGCGGACGCGAACGTGCTCTACTCCCGCGTCCTACGCGACTACCTTCTCTACGCCGCCGACCAGGAGATCATCACCGTCGCCTGGAGCCCTGCGATCCTCGCCGAGGCCGTCGAACACCTCAGACTGAACGTGGCCCACTTCGACCATGCCGCCGCCCAGCGCCTGGTGACAGCGATGAACCGCGCGTTCCCCTTCGCCGAGATCGAGCCCTCCGACGAGGATTTCCGTGCACTCGCCGACGTGTGGCTACCAGACGAAGACGACCGGCATGTCCTGGCCGCCGCCGTCGCCGCGGAGGCGACCGTGCTCTGCACCTGGAACGTCAAGGACTTCCCGGCCGACGCCGCGGCGGTCGCCGGAATCGAGATACTCACCCCCGACGAACTGTTCTGCCGCCTCGTGGCGGAGTACGAGACACAGATGATCGCCGCGCACCGAACGGCCGTCCGGCCCTGA
- a CDS encoding ATP-binding protein encodes MLVCLGLTILRPVATLIWINGPNAVGKTQVAHNLHRRLPGSFVSDPEHLGFAMRRMLPKPRRMDFRDVPLWRQAVSEMLHLALRGPEDPVIVPMTILDPGVLVELTASAHLAGHRVVHVTLLADRATMIRRIHRRGETSRSYSARQLDHALDVLRAPEFARHLRTDALSISAVTDDIASHAGFTLGLDTSGWLLRRGYQLAVQLRHIRLDA; translated from the coding sequence ATGTTGGTCTGTCTGGGCCTGACTATTCTTCGGCCGGTGGCGACCCTCATCTGGATCAACGGTCCGAACGCCGTCGGGAAGACCCAGGTCGCCCACAACCTGCACCGCAGACTGCCTGGAAGCTTCGTCAGCGACCCTGAGCACCTCGGCTTCGCAATGCGCCGGATGCTCCCGAAGCCCCGGCGCATGGACTTCCGCGACGTGCCGCTGTGGCGCCAGGCGGTCAGCGAGATGCTCCACCTTGCTCTCCGGGGGCCCGAGGACCCGGTGATCGTGCCGATGACCATCCTCGACCCCGGCGTGCTCGTCGAGCTGACGGCCTCGGCCCACCTCGCCGGACACCGCGTCGTTCATGTCACGCTTCTTGCCGACCGCGCGACGATGATTCGACGCATCCACCGGCGCGGGGAAACGTCCCGCAGTTACAGCGCCCGCCAACTCGACCACGCCCTCGACGTCCTGCGAGCCCCCGAGTTCGCCCGCCATCTCCGCACCGACGCCCTGTCGATCTCCGCCGTGACGGATGACATCGCAAGCCACGCCGGGTTCACGCTTGGTCTCGACACGTCAGGGTGGCTCCTGCGACGTGGATATCAACTCGCCGTCCAGCTACGCCACATTCGCCTTGACGCTTGA
- a CDS encoding phosphatidylserine decarboxylase family protein — protein sequence MNNDAQTIAVQASRRGRWLPVREEALVAFRRNLAEKAKKRAPGARLTPPVQDLATLVNTDPVLRMYLTQAIEQAIAAGYDLGYHTIDELMVLIDELMTYAPPFDTTELVGCPLNALLDWPMCMPAGFPLFRFPQLNGQLKAVLEYWCEFLSGAGSRTYLTKDDAGGWFSQKADAYIHIADYVHDETQPYYGFASWNAFFTRVFKKGVRPVDGPGDDTVIVSACEATPYNIQNNVQLTDRFWMKAQPYSLLDIFTSEHRALAEQFVGGDIYQAFLSAYNYHRWHAPVTGTIVTTYNLDGTYYSDLEAEGLDPGGPNDSQGYISQVATRAVIVIACDDKNIGTVACVFVGMAEISSCKIGVSAGQRVTKGDEIGYFQYGGSTHCLIFEPGVIRSWVPKPPFDFNTPPIQLNKQIATANR from the coding sequence ATGAACAACGATGCCCAGACAATTGCAGTCCAGGCCAGCCGGCGCGGGCGGTGGCTACCCGTCCGCGAGGAAGCACTCGTCGCCTTCCGCCGCAACCTGGCCGAGAAAGCCAAAAAACGAGCACCCGGCGCACGGCTCACACCGCCCGTGCAGGATCTCGCGACCCTCGTGAACACCGACCCTGTGCTGCGGATGTACCTCACCCAGGCGATCGAGCAGGCGATCGCGGCCGGCTACGACCTCGGCTACCACACCATCGACGAGCTCATGGTTCTGATCGACGAGCTCATGACCTACGCCCCGCCGTTCGACACGACCGAGCTGGTCGGCTGTCCCCTCAACGCGCTGCTCGACTGGCCGATGTGCATGCCCGCCGGCTTCCCGCTGTTCCGCTTCCCGCAACTGAACGGCCAGCTCAAGGCCGTGCTGGAGTACTGGTGTGAGTTCCTCAGCGGAGCCGGCTCGCGGACGTACCTCACCAAAGACGACGCAGGCGGATGGTTCTCCCAGAAGGCCGACGCCTACATCCACATAGCAGATTACGTCCACGACGAGACCCAGCCGTACTACGGCTTCGCGTCGTGGAACGCGTTCTTCACCCGAGTGTTCAAAAAAGGCGTCCGGCCCGTAGATGGACCGGGCGACGACACGGTCATCGTCAGTGCCTGCGAGGCAACCCCCTACAACATCCAGAACAACGTGCAGCTCACCGACCGCTTCTGGATGAAGGCCCAGCCATACTCCCTTCTGGACATCTTCACCAGCGAACACCGGGCACTCGCCGAACAGTTCGTCGGCGGCGACATCTACCAGGCATTCCTCAGCGCCTACAACTACCACCGCTGGCACGCACCCGTCACCGGCACCATCGTCACCACCTACAACCTGGACGGCACCTACTACTCCGACCTCGAAGCCGAAGGACTCGACCCCGGCGGCCCCAACGACTCCCAGGGCTACATCAGCCAGGTCGCGACCCGCGCCGTGATCGTGATCGCCTGCGACGACAAGAACATCGGCACCGTCGCCTGCGTCTTCGTCGGCATGGCCGAGATCTCCTCCTGCAAGATCGGGGTCAGCGCCGGACAGCGTGTCACCAAGGGCGACGAGATCGGCTACTTCCAGTACGGCGGCTCCACCCACTGCCTGATCTTCGAGCCAGGCGTCATCCGAAGCTGGGTTCCCAAGCCGCCGTTCGACTTCAACACGCCACCCATCCAGCTCAACAAGCAGATCGCCACCGCGAACCGCTAA
- a CDS encoding HepT-like ribonuclease domain-containing protein — protein sequence MIEAAAAATTFVQDVDEAAFLASDLIQSAVLQKLLVIGEAAGRVSPEIRDRWPDVPWRSVTGFRNIAVHAYFEVDWSIVWRIATTALGELQEQLATLLKAEFPLVASQLDQPH from the coding sequence ATGATCGAAGCGGCGGCCGCCGCGACGACGTTCGTCCAGGACGTCGACGAGGCCGCCTTCCTGGCGAGCGACCTGATCCAGAGCGCCGTTCTGCAGAAACTCCTGGTGATCGGCGAGGCGGCCGGGCGAGTCTCGCCCGAGATCCGCGACCGCTGGCCGGATGTGCCGTGGCGGTCCGTCACGGGCTTCCGTAACATCGCTGTTCACGCGTACTTCGAGGTCGACTGGTCAATCGTGTGGCGCATCGCCACGACCGCGCTGGGTGAGCTTCAGGAGCAACTGGCAACGCTCCTGAAGGCAGAGTTCCCGCTCGTCGCCAGTCAACTCGACCAGCCGCACTGA
- a CDS encoding nucleotidyltransferase family protein yields the protein MTVDLRDSRIAEVCRRYGVAELSVFGSVARGDDTDSSDVDLLYVLAPDSKLGFEIVDLRDELEKIVGRHVDLVPKSRLKWVIRDRVLAEARVLYAA from the coding sequence GTGACCGTCGACCTTCGTGACAGCCGGATCGCCGAGGTGTGCCGACGCTACGGGGTCGCCGAGCTCTCCGTCTTCGGCTCGGTGGCTCGTGGCGACGACACCGACTCCTCGGACGTCGACCTGCTGTATGTACTGGCGCCCGACTCGAAGCTTGGCTTCGAGATCGTCGATCTTCGGGACGAGCTCGAAAAGATCGTCGGTCGGCACGTCGACCTGGTACCCAAATCCCGGCTGAAGTGGGTCATCCGCGACCGGGTACTCGCGGAGGCTCGGGTCCTCTATGCGGCGTGA
- a CDS encoding aminotransferase class I/II-fold pyridoxal phosphate-dependent enzyme has protein sequence MTTTAPTGTAEAALARWGFSEWIAQTRRTGEFIDTPELDGVNDAVISVDGRPVVNFSGIGILGWQHDPDVRRVFAAAAAEYGLVVGGSRLVQGLSRPHLELEKLVAEITGQEKALTFATGLLANLGFVHAMKARFSFADEPGVNNSDMVLVLDWDSHWSMWKAADGFKYGRNLFAFEHNDVAALRTLLAELGDRRVVVGFETVYSSDGSMAPVGEILDACEEFGAVSFVDDANGFMAYGNGGHRFAAEYEALRRATFRMVSFGKAVGLSGGAVVGPADAIDAFRFLSGTSIFTTNIQPPTAQAITHVLERMRRDPSVMERYLDRIDRLRERLIAVGCAINSTPTFVTSIAVGSNETAVRVRRDFLERGYLVPMFVYPAVRRNEAVIRLLVNNRLSDEQLDGFVDTLAELRTIHGF, from the coding sequence ATGACCACGACGGCGCCCACCGGGACGGCGGAAGCGGCCCTGGCCCGGTGGGGTTTCTCCGAATGGATCGCGCAGACCCGGCGGACCGGCGAGTTCATCGACACCCCCGAGCTGGACGGGGTCAACGACGCGGTCATCAGCGTCGACGGCCGCCCTGTGGTCAACTTCTCCGGCATCGGCATCCTGGGCTGGCAGCATGACCCGGACGTCCGCAGGGTCTTCGCCGCCGCGGCGGCCGAGTACGGCCTGGTCGTCGGCGGTTCGCGGCTGGTCCAGGGCCTCTCCCGGCCGCACCTGGAACTCGAGAAGCTCGTGGCTGAGATCACCGGCCAGGAGAAGGCGCTCACCTTCGCCACCGGCCTGCTGGCGAACCTCGGTTTCGTCCACGCGATGAAGGCCCGGTTCTCGTTCGCCGACGAACCCGGGGTGAACAACTCCGACATGGTCCTCGTGCTCGACTGGGACAGCCACTGGAGCATGTGGAAGGCCGCCGACGGGTTCAAGTACGGGCGCAACCTGTTCGCCTTCGAGCACAACGACGTCGCGGCGCTGCGGACGCTGCTGGCCGAGCTGGGCGACCGGCGGGTCGTCGTCGGTTTCGAGACGGTCTACTCGTCCGACGGCTCGATGGCGCCTGTGGGCGAGATCCTCGATGCCTGCGAAGAGTTCGGGGCGGTCAGTTTCGTCGACGACGCCAACGGGTTCATGGCGTACGGCAACGGTGGCCACCGGTTCGCGGCGGAATACGAGGCGCTGCGCCGCGCCACCTTCCGGATGGTGTCGTTCGGGAAGGCCGTCGGCCTGTCCGGCGGCGCCGTCGTCGGGCCGGCGGACGCCATCGACGCGTTCCGTTTCCTGTCAGGCACGTCGATTTTCACGACGAACATCCAGCCGCCCACCGCGCAGGCCATCACACACGTGCTCGAGCGGATGCGGCGCGACCCGTCGGTGATGGAGCGATATCTCGACCGGATTGACCGGCTGCGGGAACGTCTGATCGCGGTCGGCTGCGCCATCAATTCCACGCCGACCTTCGTCACCTCGATCGCCGTCGGTTCCAACGAGACCGCTGTGCGGGTACGGCGGGATTTTCTCGAGCGCGGCTACCTCGTGCCGATGTTCGTCTATCCGGCGGTCCGGAGGAACGAGGCGGTGATCCGTCTGCTCGTGAACAATCGGTTGTCCGACGAGCAGCTCGACGGATTCGTCGACACGCTGGCCGAGCTCCGCACGATCCACGGTTTCTGA
- a CDS encoding helix-turn-helix domain-containing protein, whose product MLAGVKGATTTAQAGVAFPPHDLGALLDLARFLDLHAEPALLLGPDGEQVPLPEEVYRLLVEVVNSMRQGKIITLVPHTRRLTTQEAADFLGISRPTLVRLLEEGHIPFDQPGRHRRVLFTDLLAYQERRRAERRAALDRMTEDASEAGLYDARPEDYAAALKAARRRSAGTTAP is encoded by the coding sequence ATGCTGGCGGGTGTGAAGGGCGCGACGACGACGGCACAGGCGGGTGTGGCGTTCCCGCCGCACGACCTGGGCGCGCTGCTCGACCTGGCCCGCTTCCTGGACCTCCACGCCGAGCCCGCGCTGCTGCTCGGCCCGGACGGTGAGCAGGTACCGCTGCCGGAGGAGGTCTACCGGCTGCTGGTCGAGGTCGTGAACTCGATGCGCCAGGGAAAGATCATCACGCTGGTGCCGCACACCCGGCGGCTTACCACCCAGGAGGCGGCCGACTTCCTCGGGATCAGTCGCCCGACCCTCGTCCGGCTCCTCGAGGAGGGTCACATCCCCTTCGACCAGCCCGGCCGCCACCGCCGTGTCCTGTTCACCGACCTGCTGGCCTATCAGGAGCGGCGCCGCGCCGAACGCCGGGCCGCACTGGACCGGATGACCGAGGACGCCAGCGAGGCGGGCCTCTACGACGCCAGGCCCGAGGACTACGCGGCCGCGCTCAAGGCGGCCAGGCGGCGATCCGCCGGCACGACCGCGCCCTGA
- a CDS encoding SDR family NAD(P)-dependent oxidoreductase: protein MDSQSPEPASPDPASPSAAVPRPLTPPRTPLVAPLAAPLVARPASRPVALVTGCSSGIGLRSVPALVRRGFHVVATLRDLSRRGALDKVADEHVTVLRLDVTDQRTIDETVADVLAATGRIDVLVNNAGTAPPNFVEEAPLAQWRSVFETNLFGQVAMTNAVLPAMRARGRGRVVMVSSVGGRAPTPLLGVYCASKFALEGYAETLRLELRHSGIDVVLVEPGSYRTPIYDTPLLDAPVPVGSPYADDFVRLRAFYGEYIAHHLRDPDEVAELVATLAARRHLRLRHPIGTDAWIKLALHALLPWPVYERLTRRLIGLRP from the coding sequence ATGGATTCCCAGTCACCAGAACCTGCGTCACCAGACCCTGCGTCACCGTCCGCGGCGGTCCCCCGGCCGCTCACCCCGCCGCGCACCCCGTTGGTCGCCCCACTGGCCGCCCCGCTGGTCGCCCGACCGGCGTCTCGGCCAGTCGCCCTGGTCACCGGGTGTTCGAGCGGCATCGGCCTGCGCAGCGTCCCGGCGCTGGTCCGCCGCGGGTTCCACGTCGTCGCCACCCTGCGCGACCTGAGCCGCCGCGGCGCGCTCGACAAGGTCGCCGACGAACACGTCACGGTGCTCCGGTTGGACGTCACCGACCAGCGGACGATCGACGAGACCGTCGCCGACGTCCTGGCCGCGACCGGCCGTATCGACGTACTGGTCAACAACGCGGGGACAGCGCCGCCGAACTTCGTCGAGGAGGCACCGCTGGCGCAGTGGCGATCGGTGTTCGAGACCAACCTGTTCGGCCAGGTCGCGATGACCAACGCCGTCCTGCCCGCGATGCGGGCACGGGGCCGGGGCCGAGTGGTGATGGTCTCCAGCGTGGGCGGGCGAGCGCCGACTCCCCTGCTCGGCGTCTACTGCGCCTCGAAGTTCGCTCTCGAGGGGTACGCCGAGACCCTGCGGCTGGAACTGCGGCACTCGGGCATCGACGTGGTGCTCGTCGAACCGGGCTCCTACCGGACGCCGATCTACGACACGCCGCTGCTGGACGCCCCTGTCCCGGTCGGGTCGCCCTACGCGGACGACTTCGTCCGGCTGCGCGCGTTCTACGGCGAGTACATCGCCCACCACCTGCGTGACCCCGACGAGGTCGCGGAACTGGTCGCGACCCTGGCCGCCCGCAGGCACCTGCGCCTGCGTCATCCGATCGGCACCGACGCCTGGATCAAACTCGCGCTGCACGCCCTGCTCCCCTGGCCGGTCTACGAGCGGCTGACCCGCCGGCTGATCGGCCTGCGGCCGTAG
- a CDS encoding sulfotransferase family protein: MDKVGTVDDIHAAATALTGLTDFGPPDYHEGLEIILAAYQDEADLTPLGVAMARDELRDILVARLFSEAGWRRYPEYAEVPIERPLFIIGMPRTGTTTLHRLLTADPAHQGLELWLGAAPRPRPPRPSWADDPIFQLVQGAIQAFLDRNPGYLGIHNRDAAKVEECWLLTRQSMMSAFFEFTGHVPTYSSWLAGQDWTAAYERHRRNLQLIGLPTPGRTWVLKYSGHMLCLDALLATYPDALIVHTHRRPASTVLGSACSMVSRLSAGKSTSFHGDAIGPALLELADRALTRFAADRARQDQAHFHDVEFDEFTADPHGVVAGIYERLGRPVPEHARAAMAEVLAEDDRLRSHRYDLAEFGVTAEQADARLAGVV; this comes from the coding sequence GTGGACAAGGTCGGAACAGTTGACGACATTCACGCCGCCGCCACGGCCCTGACCGGCCTCACCGATTTCGGTCCACCCGATTATCACGAGGGGCTTGAGATCATCCTGGCCGCCTACCAGGACGAGGCCGACCTCACACCGCTCGGCGTCGCGATGGCCCGCGACGAGTTGCGCGACATTCTGGTGGCCCGCCTGTTCAGCGAGGCCGGCTGGCGGCGCTATCCCGAGTACGCCGAGGTTCCGATCGAACGGCCGCTGTTCATCATCGGAATGCCCCGAACCGGCACGACCACGCTGCACCGGCTGCTGACCGCCGATCCGGCCCATCAGGGCCTGGAACTGTGGCTGGGCGCCGCTCCGCGTCCCCGTCCGCCGCGCCCGAGCTGGGCCGACGACCCGATCTTCCAGCTCGTCCAGGGGGCGATCCAGGCATTCCTGGATCGGAACCCGGGCTATCTCGGTATCCACAACCGGGACGCGGCGAAGGTCGAGGAATGCTGGCTGCTCACCCGTCAGTCGATGATGTCGGCCTTCTTCGAGTTCACCGGGCACGTGCCGACCTACTCGAGCTGGCTGGCCGGGCAGGACTGGACGGCCGCCTACGAGCGCCACCGCCGCAACCTGCAGCTGATCGGGCTGCCCACGCCCGGCCGGACCTGGGTGCTCAAGTACTCCGGCCACATGCTGTGCCTGGACGCCCTGCTGGCCACCTATCCGGACGCGCTGATCGTGCACACCCACCGCCGGCCGGCCAGCACCGTGCTCGGCTCGGCCTGCAGCATGGTGAGCCGGCTCTCGGCGGGCAAGTCGACCAGCTTCCACGGCGACGCGATCGGCCCGGCCCTGCTCGAGCTGGCCGACCGTGCCCTGACCCGCTTCGCGGCGGACCGGGCCCGCCAGGACCAGGCCCATTTCCACGACGTGGAGTTCGACGAGTTCACCGCCGACCCCCACGGGGTCGTCGCCGGAATCTACGAGCGGCTCGGCCGCCCGGTGCCCGAGCACGCCCGCGCCGCCATGGCCGAGGTGCTCGCCGAGGACGACCGGCTGCGCTCCCACCGTTATGACCTGGCCGAGTTCGGCGTCACCGCCGAGCAGGCCGACGCCCGCCTCGCCGGTGTGGTCTGA
- a CDS encoding helix-turn-helix domain-containing protein codes for MTELLLLRDAEALHRALATSGGEVQVAFSRETAELVSRLLDARARGEELIATPRAAEVTPTEAAVLLGMSRPQVRKLMDRGLLQFRKVGTHHRVRVSSIRAFLENERPRRRDALTELAAIQNDLGLTE; via the coding sequence GTGACCGAGCTACTGCTGCTACGCGACGCCGAGGCCCTGCACCGCGCCCTGGCGACATCCGGTGGCGAGGTGCAGGTGGCGTTCTCGCGCGAGACAGCCGAGCTGGTCTCCCGCCTGCTCGACGCCCGGGCGAGAGGCGAGGAGCTCATCGCGACCCCCCGCGCCGCCGAGGTCACGCCGACGGAGGCAGCGGTGCTGCTGGGGATGTCACGCCCCCAGGTCCGCAAACTGATGGACCGCGGCCTGTTGCAGTTCCGCAAGGTCGGCACCCACCACCGTGTCCGGGTCTCATCGATCCGAGCGTTCCTGGAGAACGAGCGCCCACGCCGGCGCGACGCACTCACCGAACTGGCCGCCATACAGAACGACCTCGGCCTGACCGAATGA
- a CDS encoding MFS transporter: protein MASTGQPPGVDVVRGAGDAVSGGLAAGRRRVVLAICCTSVFVVAMDATILNVGLPSIRSDLHATDSGLQWAVDAYSLVMASLLLFSGSMGDRFGRRRVFRTGLALFSIGSLLCSLAPGLGWLTAFRMVQAVGGSMLNPAALAIITNTFTDHRERARAIGLWGGIVGLSLALGPVVGGLLVDTIGWRSIFWLNVPVGALALILTGRYLPESLAPRARRFDPAGQVLVAVTFGTVTYAIIEAPKVGWASPPTVAMFIASALALAGLVAWEKRRPDALLDVRFFRSAPFSGATAIAICAYAAMAGFLFLNTLYLQAVRGYSALDAGLLTLPMAAVATLTSPISGRLVASRGPRPALIIAGIAIPASGVILSFLSGYESLAPVICAYVLFGVGFGMVSAPTTNIAVSGMPLAQAGVAGAIAGTSRQIGIALGVAVFGSVAAHRVTDGSGTAAIDPTSAPPWWIMTGCGLTIAALGVLTTGRWARETATRTAALFTPRPAPPEPEVPSPPPPAPSR, encoded by the coding sequence ATGGCGTCCACTGGGCAGCCACCTGGCGTCGACGTCGTCCGCGGTGCTGGCGACGCGGTGTCGGGAGGGCTGGCCGCCGGCCGGCGGCGGGTGGTGCTGGCGATCTGCTGCACAAGCGTGTTCGTCGTCGCGATGGACGCGACGATCCTCAACGTCGGCCTGCCGTCGATCAGGAGCGACCTACACGCCACGGACTCCGGGCTGCAGTGGGCCGTGGACGCCTACAGCCTGGTCATGGCGAGCCTGCTGCTGTTCTCCGGCTCGATGGGCGACCGGTTCGGACGTAGGCGCGTGTTCCGAACCGGACTGGCACTCTTCTCGATCGGCTCGCTGCTGTGCAGCCTGGCGCCCGGGCTCGGTTGGCTGACCGCATTCCGGATGGTCCAGGCGGTCGGCGGCTCGATGCTCAACCCCGCCGCGCTGGCAATCATCACCAACACCTTCACCGATCACCGCGAACGAGCGCGTGCGATCGGCCTGTGGGGCGGGATCGTCGGTCTGAGCCTGGCGCTTGGGCCGGTTGTCGGCGGGCTGCTGGTCGACACGATCGGCTGGCGGTCGATCTTCTGGCTCAACGTACCGGTCGGCGCCCTCGCGCTGATTCTCACCGGACGGTACCTGCCCGAGTCGCTGGCGCCGCGGGCCCGGCGTTTCGACCCGGCAGGCCAGGTACTCGTCGCCGTCACCTTCGGTACGGTCACCTACGCGATCATCGAGGCGCCGAAGGTCGGCTGGGCCTCCCCACCGACAGTCGCCATGTTCATCGCCAGCGCACTCGCTCTCGCCGGGCTGGTCGCATGGGAGAAGCGGCGCCCGGACGCCCTGTTGGATGTGCGGTTCTTCCGCAGCGCACCGTTCTCCGGGGCCACGGCCATCGCGATCTGCGCGTACGCGGCAATGGCCGGATTCCTCTTCCTGAACACGCTCTACCTCCAGGCCGTGCGCGGCTACTCCGCGTTGGACGCCGGCCTGCTGACGCTCCCGATGGCGGCCGTCGCGACGCTGACGTCGCCGATCTCCGGTCGCCTCGTGGCCAGCCGCGGCCCCCGACCAGCACTGATCATCGCCGGGATCGCGATACCCGCCAGCGGAGTCATCCTGTCCTTCCTGAGCGGCTACGAGAGTCTCGCGCCGGTCATCTGCGCGTACGTGCTGTTCGGCGTCGGGTTCGGAATGGTCAGCGCGCCGACCACGAACATCGCGGTGTCCGGCATGCCACTCGCCCAGGCAGGCGTCGCGGGGGCGATCGCCGGTACCAGCCGGCAGATCGGCATCGCCCTCGGTGTCGCGGTCTTCGGCTCGGTGGCCGCCCATCGCGTCACAGATGGCTCCGGAACGGCGGCCATCGACCCAACCAGCGCACCACCCTGGTGGATCATGACCGGCTGCGGACTGACCATCGCCGCGCTCGGCGTTCTCACCACCGGCCGCTGGGCGCGGGAAACCGCAACCCGGACCGCAGCGCTCTTCACCCCCCGGCCGGCGCCACCCGAGCCCGAGGTGCCATCCCCGCCACCGCCCGCGCCGAGCAGGTAA